The Brassica oleracea var. oleracea cultivar TO1000 chromosome C7, BOL, whole genome shotgun sequence sequence ACCCAGTGATAAGCCATCGATAAAATCAGCCACGAGTTTCTTCTCTTCAGTCTTTGTTAGACCACCAATGGGACGAGTCTCAACAAAAACCGAACCGATCAACATGAAGAGCAGAATCGTACCTACAACACCTTTGCCCATCATTATAGTTTAAAGTTACCTCGTTTTGTTCGCTCTCTCGTTATCAGATTATTAAATTTGCTGTGAGTGTTTTGTGGATTTAGTATTTAC is a genomic window containing:
- the LOC106305479 gene encoding uncharacterized protein LOC106305479; the protein is MMGKGVVGTILLFMLIGSVFVETRPIGGLTKTEEKKLVADFIDGLSLGSIKDSGPSPGKGHNFVDGSDTSRFEKHYGPSPRGLGH